A single genomic interval of Cyprinus carpio isolate SPL01 chromosome B24, ASM1834038v1, whole genome shotgun sequence harbors:
- the ptbp2a gene encoding polypyrimidine tract-binding protein 2 isoform X1 has translation MDGIGDVAVGVKRGSDELLSGSMYNSPSSGLSSISDTTSNGSDSKKLRVEDRVGDAPPSRVLHIRKLPNDVSETEIIALGLPFGKVTNILTLKGKNQAFLELSTEEAAMTMVNYYSAVTPHVRSMPVYIQYSNHKELKTDNSNQSGGTLASGSNSSDGCGTPSSPVLRIIIDNMFYPVTLDVLQQIFSKFGTVMKIITFTKNNQFQALLQYNDPNSAQQAKVALDGQNIYNACCTLRIDYSKLVNLNVKYNNDKSRDYTRPELPAGDGQPPALDPSVVAALGKDSGSLLGKIPGALSPLSAAAAAAAAAGRVALSGHSGASGVLLVSNLNEEMVTPHSLFTLFGVYGDVQRVKILFNKKDSALIQMADMNQAQLAMSHLNGQKMYSKIIRVTMSKHQTVQLPRDGLDDQGLTKDFTNSPLHRFKKPGSKNFQNIFPPSATLHLSNIPQDITEEDLRVLFSNSGGTVKAFKFFQDHKMALIQMTTIEEAIQCLIDLHNYNMGNNHHLKVSFQINHLKQPERSCSQLLF, from the exons ATACGACATCCAATGGCAGTGACAGCAAAAAACTTCGCGTTGAAGACCGAGTCGGCGATGCCCCACCATCCCGTGTTCTTCACATTAGAAAGTTACCCAACGATGTCTCGGAAACAGAGATCATTGCCCTGGGGCTTCCATTCGGAAAGGTCACCAATATCCTCACACTGAAAGGCAAAAACCAG gcGTTTCTGGAGCTCAGCACAGAGGAAGCTGCCATGACAATGGTCAATTATTACTCAGCTGTGACGCCACACGTCCGTAGTATGCCGGTCTACATACAGTACTCCAATCACAAAGAACTCAAGACTGACAATTCAAACCAG TCAGGTGGGACTCTCGCATCAGGGTCCAATTCTAGCGATGGTTGTGGTACGCCCTCCAGTCCAGTGCTGAGGATAATCATTGATAACATGTTTTACCCCGTCACCCTGGACGTGCTGCAGCAG ATCTTCTCAAAGTTTGGCACCGTCATGAAAATCATCACATTCACCAAGAACAATCAGTTTCAGGCCCTGTTGCAGTACAACGATCCAAACAGTGCACAGCAAGCTAAAGTG GCTCTAGATGGTCAGAATATATACAACGCCTGTTGTACCCTTCGCATAGACTACTCAAAACTTGTCAACCtgaatgtaaaatacaataaCGACAAGAGCAGGGACTATACTAGGCCAGAGCTTCCTGCTGGAGATGGGCAGCCGCCTGCTCTGGACCCCTCTGTGGTTGCTGCCCTGGGTAAAGATTCCGGTTCCCTGCTCGGTAAGATCCCAG GTGCTCTGAGCCCGTTGAGCGCGGCGGCTGCTGCCGCTGCTGCAGCTGGAAGAGTTGCTCTGTCTGGGCACTCGGGAGCCAGTGGAGTGCTGCTCGTTAGCAATCTAAATGAAGAG ATGGTTACGCCCCACAGTCTGTTTACCCTCTTCG GGGTTTATGGGGATGTGCAGCGTGTGAAGATTCTTTTTAATAAGAAAGACAGCGCACTGATACAGATGGCCGATATGAACCAGGCTCAGCTTG CAATGAGCCATCTGAACGGTCAGAAGATGTATTCAAAGATCATTCGCGTTACGATGTCGAAGCACCAAACCGTTCAGTTACCTAGGGACGGTTTAGATGACCAGGGCCTCACGAAAGACTTCACAAACTCACCACTGCATCGTTTCAAAAAGCCAGGGTCCAAGAACTTCCAGAACATTTTCCCTCCTTCTGCCACGCTGCATCTGTCAAACATCCC GCAAGACATAACTGAAGAAGACCTCAGAGTCCTGTTCTCCAACTCCGGTGGCACTGTGAAAGCTTTCAAGTTTTTTCA AGATCATAAAATGGCCCTAATTCAGATGACAACCATCGAGGAAGCTATTCAATGCCTCATCGACCTCCACAATTACAACATGGGTAATAACCACCACCTGAAGGTCTCCTTCCAAATCAACCATCTAAAGCAACCCGAGAGGTCTTGCTCCCAACTGCTTTTCTAG
- the ptbp2a gene encoding polypyrimidine tract-binding protein 2 isoform X2 — MDGIGDVAVGVKRGSDELLSGSMYNSPSSGLSSISDTTSNGSDSKKLRVEDRVGDAPPSRVLHIRKLPNDVSETEIIALGLPFGKVTNILTLKGKNQAFLELSTEEAAMTMVNYYSAVTPHVRSMPVYIQYSNHKELKTDNSNQSGGTLASGSNSSDGCGTPSSPVLRIIIDNMFYPVTLDVLQQIFSKFGTVMKIITFTKNNQFQALLQYNDPNSAQQAKVALDGQNIYNACCTLRIDYSKLVNLNVKYNNDKSRDYTRPELPAGDGQPPALDPSVVAALGKDSGSLLGALSPLSAAAAAAAAAGRVALSGHSGASGVLLVSNLNEEMVTPHSLFTLFGVYGDVQRVKILFNKKDSALIQMADMNQAQLAMSHLNGQKMYSKIIRVTMSKHQTVQLPRDGLDDQGLTKDFTNSPLHRFKKPGSKNFQNIFPPSATLHLSNIPQDITEEDLRVLFSNSGGTVKAFKFFQDHKMALIQMTTIEEAIQCLIDLHNYNMGNNHHLKVSFQINHLKQPERSCSQLLF; from the exons ATACGACATCCAATGGCAGTGACAGCAAAAAACTTCGCGTTGAAGACCGAGTCGGCGATGCCCCACCATCCCGTGTTCTTCACATTAGAAAGTTACCCAACGATGTCTCGGAAACAGAGATCATTGCCCTGGGGCTTCCATTCGGAAAGGTCACCAATATCCTCACACTGAAAGGCAAAAACCAG gcGTTTCTGGAGCTCAGCACAGAGGAAGCTGCCATGACAATGGTCAATTATTACTCAGCTGTGACGCCACACGTCCGTAGTATGCCGGTCTACATACAGTACTCCAATCACAAAGAACTCAAGACTGACAATTCAAACCAG TCAGGTGGGACTCTCGCATCAGGGTCCAATTCTAGCGATGGTTGTGGTACGCCCTCCAGTCCAGTGCTGAGGATAATCATTGATAACATGTTTTACCCCGTCACCCTGGACGTGCTGCAGCAG ATCTTCTCAAAGTTTGGCACCGTCATGAAAATCATCACATTCACCAAGAACAATCAGTTTCAGGCCCTGTTGCAGTACAACGATCCAAACAGTGCACAGCAAGCTAAAGTG GCTCTAGATGGTCAGAATATATACAACGCCTGTTGTACCCTTCGCATAGACTACTCAAAACTTGTCAACCtgaatgtaaaatacaataaCGACAAGAGCAGGGACTATACTAGGCCAGAGCTTCCTGCTGGAGATGGGCAGCCGCCTGCTCTGGACCCCTCTGTGGTTGCTGCCCTGGGTAAAGATTCCGGTTCCCTGCTCG GTGCTCTGAGCCCGTTGAGCGCGGCGGCTGCTGCCGCTGCTGCAGCTGGAAGAGTTGCTCTGTCTGGGCACTCGGGAGCCAGTGGAGTGCTGCTCGTTAGCAATCTAAATGAAGAG ATGGTTACGCCCCACAGTCTGTTTACCCTCTTCG GGGTTTATGGGGATGTGCAGCGTGTGAAGATTCTTTTTAATAAGAAAGACAGCGCACTGATACAGATGGCCGATATGAACCAGGCTCAGCTTG CAATGAGCCATCTGAACGGTCAGAAGATGTATTCAAAGATCATTCGCGTTACGATGTCGAAGCACCAAACCGTTCAGTTACCTAGGGACGGTTTAGATGACCAGGGCCTCACGAAAGACTTCACAAACTCACCACTGCATCGTTTCAAAAAGCCAGGGTCCAAGAACTTCCAGAACATTTTCCCTCCTTCTGCCACGCTGCATCTGTCAAACATCCC GCAAGACATAACTGAAGAAGACCTCAGAGTCCTGTTCTCCAACTCCGGTGGCACTGTGAAAGCTTTCAAGTTTTTTCA AGATCATAAAATGGCCCTAATTCAGATGACAACCATCGAGGAAGCTATTCAATGCCTCATCGACCTCCACAATTACAACATGGGTAATAACCACCACCTGAAGGTCTCCTTCCAAATCAACCATCTAAAGCAACCCGAGAGGTCTTGCTCCCAACTGCTTTTCTAG